In Candidatus Saccharimonadales bacterium, the genomic window GACCACTACCGCAGATGAGGATGCCTTTAGAACTAGCGTCGCCGTCAGCGAGCAGCCCAGTAACCGCCCGGCCAGCAAACTGTGGAAAGTCATCATTTTGGTCTAGCTGCAGGTCGCCGGCATCGATTACGTCATAGCCGCTGCGCAGCAAAAAATCGTATAATTGCTTTTTGAGATGAAATCCGTTGTGGTCGGCGCCGATATATATTTTCATTGTGTATTCTATACCAGATTAATCGTGCTTGTGTTCTTCGGCCTTATGCAGCAGTTTACCGGTGTCAGCGACAACTTCAACCAGTCGGTTACTGTAACCCCACTCATTGTCGTACCACGCAACCACCTTAAGCATGTTACCGGCGACAACCGCGGTCAGTTTGAGGTCAACGATCGCCGAATGACTATTACCAATAAAGTCTTTGCTGACAAGTTCTTCTTCGGTGACGTCTAAAATGCCTTGGAAGAATGGTTCTGTCACGGCTTTTTTGAATGTTTGATTTACTTCTTCGACGGTAACATTGCGTTTGGTGATGATGACAAAGTCGCTCAGTGATACGACGGGGGTTGGTACGCGGACTGACATCCCGCCGAATTTGCCTTGCAATGCAGGCAATGCTTGCCCGGCTGCAATCGATGCGCCAGTAGTGGTCGGTACGATGTTTTCGGCAGCATTGCGGCCTTCGCGGAGATCTTTGGCAGGAGCATCCTGCAGCACCTGGCTGGCGGTGTAGCTGTGTACGGTGGTCATCATAGCCTTATCGATACCAAATGCACCCTCGATAACAGCCATGACTGGTGTAATACAATTGGTCGTGCACGATGCGTTACTGATAATATCATTTGAACTCTCGAGCTTGTCCTCGTTTACGCCCAGTACGATTGTCGTCGCGCCTTCGCCCTTGGCTGGAGCTGACAATACAACTTTCTTGGCACCGGCGTCGATATGAGCCCGAGCTTTGGCCGGATCGACGAAGAAACCAGTTGATTCGATAACTACATCAACATCAAGCGATTTCCAGTCCAGCTGGGCTGGGTCACGCTGTGCAAATACCTGCACTTTTTTACCATCGACGATAATGTGCTGCTCATCGTGGCTGACATCATGCGAGTAGAGACCGTAATTACTGTCATGCTTGAGCAGATGCGCCAGAGTTCGCGTATCCGTCAGGTCGTTGATGGCAACTATGTCAATGTCGCTGCGCTCAAAGGCTACCTTAAAAGCATTCCGCCCAATTCGTCCAAATCCGTTAATTGCTACGCGTGTCTTCATGCAGTACCCTCACTCAAAGTTATATTGCTTATGCAAGCATTGTAGAAGTTATGCTCGTCTGGTGCAATAGCTTAAGCACATTGACAACGATAATAAATCGTGTATAATAAGTATGATGATATGGGATACCCCACCGAATCAACTGCAAGAAGCAGAAATGAATTTCAGAAAAGCACCGCATATGCTGGAACAAACTGAGCTGATTCATAGCAAACTGCATGATTTAGGTTTGCCTACCAGCCCTATAGATTATTTCGAAATACCTTCCCGCGCGCATAGTGTAGGCAAACTAGTTGTGCCATTTGTACACTTGTTAGACACCGGCGAGATCGACGCTGGGTTACCACCCATTTACGGCGTTACCAGCCAGCCGAACGCACATACCAAACGGTCGTCGGTACTCCGTTCACAAGAAGCCCATGTCTTTGCTGAAGATTTAGCGCTGCGTCGCGGAATATTCACCCCGTACGCACGCGGCAGTAGCGAAGTGATAGCAACAAAATTGATTCCAAAAGCATATCTTCCACAGTACGTCAGTGACCGAGTCGCACACCTGGGAGCGCTCATTGTTGAAGTTGACGAAACTCGTAACCTGACAAAAAAACAACGCGCATTCGTGATCAAGGAAATTGGTAGCGCTAAAGGGATGCTCGAAGATAAATAGATACAGAATCTATTTAATGCTGCTACACGGCCGCTGTACGGTTCCACTCATTGACAGCTACCATTCGCAACCGGCACATTTTACCAATCTTAGGTGCAATTGCTTGAGCTCGCTCATCGTCAAAAAATATCCATTCTGCATGCACAGGACCATTCGGATCTAAAACCGGTGTTTGTGTATTATATAAATCATTTCGAGTTGCCGATGCTACAAATGGATAGCAAAGATCCAGCGACATGACGGGTTTTGCTCCAGAATAGTCAGGCGGCCGAACCGCAGCCATTGAATAATCAAGCGGGACCTGCGGATCTTGAGCTACTACGTGAAGCGCCTTGACGAGCATAGTACCCGCGAGCGTTGACGCTATTTCATGAGCAGCAACTTGTGGTTCGACACCAGGCGTATCGAGTGCAACACCTGGCAATATCCAATGATCGTTGGTTTTGTCATACAGCATACACACCTGGTCTTTGGTCGCTGAAAGTATTAATGCACTCGTAGTCAGCCCCTGCGTCGCACCGTTATCGTAACTCAGTCCTGCATTCAGATATGCATTTTCAACATAATTATCAAGTGAAGCACCGGCTTCAGGAAACAGCGTAAAATAGGTTCTTGAACTGTTCAAATGGTTTAGGCTCATTATAAAGAAAGTCTACCACGAACAATGCTTATGCTACAAAGATCCCGTGCTTTAAGCCATACGCGAGGCCGGTACCATACATCGGGTGCGGAAACAGCCGCAGTGCTTCCTCGGGGGTTACCCATTGGTACTCGTCATGTTCGAAGCTGAGCTGCACCGCCGCATCCTGCACCCGTGTCCAAAATAGTAAACGCGTGATATTAGTATCGCGGTATATTTCTGAGGCAGCGTAAAACAAATGGACATTGCCAACGGCTACGCTTAGGCCAGCTTCCTCAAAGATCTCACGGCAGACAGCCGCTCGGTACTCTTCGCCGTCTTCGATACCGCCGCCTGGAAAATCTTGTTCGCCCGGACGGCGCGTGTCAGTCGCGCTGCGCCTGAGCAGCAGTACATTGCCAGCAGCGTCAAATACAACTGCTTTTGCGATGAGAGATGTCCGCATACTTATGCTCCGCTAGCGTAGCGCGCGATTGATTCAGCAATGATCTGCTTGGCAGCTTCTACGTCGCCCCAGCCTTCGACCTTGGTACTGCCAGGCTTTTTGAGGTCTTTATAGTGGGTGAAGTGCTGCTCAACTTTCGCCTTCCAGCGTTCGCCGAGATCATCAAGTGTCTGGATGCTGTCGCCAGTATTGCGGTCATCGGCTGGTACGCAAACAATCTTGTGATCAGCTTCACCGTCGTCAATAAAGTTCATCACGCCAATCACTTTTGCACTAGTATAGACGCCAGTTGGAATCGGCTCGTCGCAGACAACCAAGGTATCGAGTTCATCGCCGTCCTCATCAAGCGTCTGTGGAATGAAGCCGTAGTTAGTCGGTTTGGCGTATATATTCGGCTCGACGCGGTCCAGCATAAAGCAGGCCCGTTTGCGGTCCCATTCAATCTTTAGAAAGCTACCCTGCGGTATTTCGATAACCGTATTGACGATGCCGTTTTGATAATCGCCTGTCTCAAGTACTACGTTATAGTCAGCCATGGTATATTCCTCCGTTACATTAGCGTCTGTATCGCTCATATTGTACACTCTAAGATGAATATATGACAAAAAACAATACCACAAAAATTGTGGGCCACCGTGGAGCAGCCGGTCTCCAACCGGAAAATACGCTACCAGGTTTTTTATTAGCAAAAAGATTGGGCGTCGACGCCATCGAACTTGATGTGCGGCTAACCCGTGACAACCAATTCGTCGTCTGTCACAATGATCGTGTCAGGCTGAGCAACGGAACTCATGGCAGGGTTTCAAAACAAACATACGGTGAACTTACGGTTAGTTTATTGTCAAATGGCCATCGCCTGCTGCTACTGCAGGAGGTGCTGGCTGCGGTTCCGAACATCCCTATTGTACTTGACCTCAAAATCGATCACGGCATTTCTGAGCTCAGCAGACTTCTCGAAACATACGACAACGAGTTTACGTTTGTTACCCACCGCAACCGCGTGGTACGCGAATGTAAACGATTACGACCGGATATACCGGCTTTTGTTGGCCGCCACTACAGTCCAGTCGGGTTGATGCGAAGCATCCGTATACATGATGCCGATGGTATAAATCTCAATTATATATGGCTCAATCCACTGACATACTACGCCGCACAGAAGCTAGGGCTGCAGATTCAGGTATACACCGTCAACAACGTCACCGTCGCCCGCCTACTACAGCGGTTTTATCCCGGTATTTGGATTTGTACCGATCGCCCTGACTTGCTCATAAGGTCTCTGCGCTCCAAACCAATCTATTCGGTTGAATAGCCGGCATTACTAGTGGGCACTGCAGTCTGCTACACTACTATAGATGCGTGCGCGATTCGTGAAACAAGAATGGGAAAATCAGGCACGAACCATTGCCAGTTTATATTTTAGTCCTGTGCCAGGACAACCTGCCTACCGCTACGAAGCCGGGCAATATGCCTCTATTGTCGTTCCCCATTCTGATATAGACAGCCGCGGCGATAGCCGCACAATGACGCTGTCGTCTTCACCAACGCAGGATCTGTTGAAGATATCGCTGAAAGTTTTCAATGACGATGGTAGTAGCTTCAAGCGTGCCCTGCTTGCGCTACGCCCCGGGGATGAAATCA contains:
- the gap gene encoding type I glyceraldehyde-3-phosphate dehydrogenase; its protein translation is MKTRVAINGFGRIGRNAFKVAFERSDIDIVAINDLTDTRTLAHLLKHDSNYGLYSHDVSHDEQHIIVDGKKVQVFAQRDPAQLDWKSLDVDVVIESTGFFVDPAKARAHIDAGAKKVVLSAPAKGEGATTIVLGVNEDKLESSNDIISNASCTTNCITPVMAVIEGAFGIDKAMMTTVHSYTASQVLQDAPAKDLREGRNAAENIVPTTTGASIAAGQALPALQGKFGGMSVRVPTPVVSLSDFVIITKRNVTVEEVNQTFKKAVTEPFFQGILDVTEEELVSKDFIGNSHSAIVDLKLTAVVAGNMLKVVAWYDNEWGYSNRLVEVVADTGKLLHKAEEHKHD
- a CDS encoding NUDIX hydrolase; amino-acid sequence: MRTSLIAKAVVFDAAGNVLLLRRSATDTRRPGEQDFPGGGIEDGEEYRAAVCREIFEEAGLSVAVGNVHLFYAASEIYRDTNITRLLFWTRVQDAAVQLSFEHDEYQWVTPEEALRLFPHPMYGTGLAYGLKHGIFVA
- a CDS encoding inorganic diphosphatase; translated protein: MSDTDANVTEEYTMADYNVVLETGDYQNGIVNTVIEIPQGSFLKIEWDRKRACFMLDRVEPNIYAKPTNYGFIPQTLDEDGDELDTLVVCDEPIPTGVYTSAKVIGVMNFIDDGEADHKIVCVPADDRNTGDSIQTLDDLGERWKAKVEQHFTHYKDLKKPGSTKVEGWGDVEAAKQIIAESIARYASGA
- a CDS encoding glycerophosphodiester phosphodiesterase family protein is translated as MTKNNTTKIVGHRGAAGLQPENTLPGFLLAKRLGVDAIELDVRLTRDNQFVVCHNDRVRLSNGTHGRVSKQTYGELTVSLLSNGHRLLLLQEVLAAVPNIPIVLDLKIDHGISELSRLLETYDNEFTFVTHRNRVVRECKRLRPDIPAFVGRHYSPVGLMRSIRIHDADGINLNYIWLNPLTYYAAQKLGLQIQVYTVNNVTVARLLQRFYPGIWICTDRPDLLIRSLRSKPIYSVE